In Kaistella sp. 97-N-M2, the sequence TATGTACCTGTTGGTTCCTTTGAAAGATGGCGAGCGCAAACAGGCTATTAAATTTATCAAAAAATAGAACCCACTTTTTTTCTTACAAGGCATCGGTAAATACTGGTGCTTTTTTATAATCATTTTCCTTCAAAACCCTGTTTTTTAGAACGTGACATAAAAATTTTATTATTTAAATTTAATTATCTTTGCATCAAATATTTCAAAAATTAAATGGACTCAGACGTCGTCAAGCTTTTATTAGCTTTGTTTTTAGTAGTACTCAATGGTTTTTTCGTAGCCGCAGAATTTTCTATCGTTAAAGTTCGTTATTCTCAAATTCAGATCAAAGCCGCCGAAGGAAATTCGATGGCAAAACAGGCTGAACATCTCATTAAACATTTAGATGAATACCTTTCTGCAACGCAGCTGGGGATTACTTTAGCTTCGTTGGCCTTAGGTTGGGTCGGCGAAAGTGCAATGCATCATGTGATCGAAAACAGCTTCCATTATTTCGAAGTTGCCATTGCAGACGCAACCGTCACCACGATTTCCCTCGTCATAAGTTTCTTTTTGATAACAGTTATGCACATCGTTTTCGGAGAATTAATTCCGAAATCCATTGCGATAAGAAAAGCCGAACAAACCGCCATGGTCATCGCCATGCCATTACGGGTTTTTTACACGGTTTTTAAACCATTTATCTGGACGATGAATCACATGTCGAACGGATTCCTCCGTTTGATAAAAATTCATCCTGCCTCCGAACAGGAAATTCATTCGACGGAAGAGTTGCAGCTTTTGGTAAAACAATCAGCAGATTCCGGCGAAATCGAGGAAGAGAACTACGAGATCATAAAAAATGCGTTCGACTTTACCGATCATTCTGCGAAGCAGATTATGGTTCCGCGACAAAATATATCTTCCATAGATATTGAAGATCCTGTAGAAGATATCATTACTATTATTATGGACGGTGGTTATTCCAGACTTCCCGTTTATAAAGATTCAATCGATAATATTATCGGAATCTTTTACGCCAAAGAAATCATCCGCGAGTATGTAAAAAGAAAAGGTGTGCTTAATCACACCGATTTGCAGGAATTAATGCGTGATGCCTTTTTTGTGGTTGGAAGTAAAAAGATTTCGGATCTTTTAAAAGTGTTTCAACAGAAAAAGCAGCATTTGGCCGTGGTTATCGATGAATTTGGTGGCACGGAAGGAATTGTGACGCTGGAAGATATTTTGGAAGAACTGGTCGGTGAAATTCAAGATGAAGAAGATGACGAAGAAAAAATCGTCGATAAAGTAGGTGAAAATGTTTTCTGGGTTCAGGCAACGCAACCTTTAGATGAAATTAATGAACATTTGCCCAAACTGTTTCCGCTTTCGGAAGATGGCGAATACAACACTTTGGCAGGTTATATATTACACGAACTCGAAGATATTCCAGGCGAAAATCAGGAGTTTACCATCAACGATTATCACGTGAAAATCCTGAAAATGCAGAATAAAAGCGTAGATCTGGTCGAATTGGTTTATGAAGAGCCAAATCTTATCGACACGCTTTCCGAAGAAATGTCCGAACTATAAGAATTCTTTGGGCACGCACTTTTCAACATTAAAAAAATTTTAAGTCATGTTTAGCATTATTTATAATTCTAAAAATTACGATAAACCACAGCGGGAATACGAAGAAGACGTTGCGGTCCTCGAGCAGGAAGATGAAGTTTACAAAATTGTTCTGTGGAATGATGATGTAAATACGTTCGACGACGTGATCGAAGCTTTGGTTGAAATTTGCGAGCATACCTTAGAGCAGGCCGAACAGTGTACCATGCTTGTGCATTACAAGGGGAAATGTACGGTGAAGACAGGCAGTTTGGAGAAACTAAAGCCCATGCACGAAAAACTTCTTTCGCGGGGTTTAACATCAGAAATCGTTTAACTAAAGTTTCGTTTTTCGAAACTTTTATTTTATAAAAATTTATGAGTCCAGTTCTTTTAGTCATTATCGCGGTTACGGCGATTATCAGTTATATCGCTTTTAACAATCAGGCGCTTTTCGAAAAATACAAATTTAATGTCGGCGCGATCCTTCAGCGGAAAGAATATATCCGGCTTTTATCTGCGGGCTTTCTGCATGCAGATTTAATGCATCTTCTTTTCAACATGATGACGCTGTATTTTTTCGGACCCATTGTAGTAGAAGCTTTTGGTATTACCGGATTTTTAATTGTATACTTTGGCTCGATCCTCCTCGGGAATATTTTTTCCTTGTATTTGTATCAAAACCAGGCGTGGTATTCCGCGATAGGTGCCAGTGGCGGGGTTTCCGGAATTTTATTTGCGTCGATTGCGATGATTCCGGACCTGGGTATTTACTTTTTCTTTATCCCAATCGCCATTCCGGGCTATATTTTCGGTTTTTTATATTTCGCCTATTCCGTGTACATGATGCTGAACCCCAAGCATAACGATAACATCGGCCATGCTGCGCATTTGGGAGGCGCATTTTTCGGTTTGGTTTATGCCGTGGGTCTGCAGCCGGAGCGCGCTGTAGAAAATGCCTTGTTCTTAGGCATTATGGCGCTGCCGCTCATTTATATGGCGTATATGGTTTTCGTGAAAAAGAAAATTGGCTAAAATTTTTGGAGCACGAAGATTTTCGTGGTATTCCACTGGTGGACCCGTTTTCCGTTGCAATCTTTTTGGCGGCGGCGCGCCGCCAAAAAGGATTTCCACCACAACCGGGGCTATAACTTCAGGCTGTTTTTCTGCGAAAGTTTATAAAAACGTGTGACCAAAACCTTTATAGTTTTATGTTTTGCAAAAAATGGGTTCAGTTTATTGTCATTCCAAGGAAGGAAGAATCCTTTGAGAAACCTGCCGGCACAATGTTTATGACTTTGAAATTGTAGTGCCAAGTGTTAAGAAGAACTTTCAACTTTCAACTTTCAACTTTCAACTTTTCACTCTTTTCTGCGCTCGCTTCGCTCGCGCCAGCTAAAAAAAATCTCTCTGTCATTCTGACGAACGAAGAATCTCAAATGTGAAAATTCATTAAACTCTTTTGTCTTACCACTACGTAACGCATTGCACTTTTCACACGGTCGGCGCTCGCTTCGCTCGCGCCGCTTCTAAAAATCTCTCTGCCCTTCTGACGACGGTAGAATCTCAAAGGTAAAAATTCATTAAAGTCCTTTGTCTTACCAATACGTAACGCAGTGCACTTATCATTCTTTCGACGCTCGCTTCGCTCGCGCCAA encodes:
- a CDS encoding rhomboid family intramembrane serine protease; this translates as MSPVLLVIIAVTAIISYIAFNNQALFEKYKFNVGAILQRKEYIRLLSAGFLHADLMHLLFNMMTLYFFGPIVVEAFGITGFLIVYFGSILLGNIFSLYLYQNQAWYSAIGASGGVSGILFASIAMIPDLGIYFFFIPIAIPGYIFGFLYFAYSVYMMLNPKHNDNIGHAAHLGGAFFGLVYAVGLQPERAVENALFLGIMALPLIYMAYMVFVKKKIG
- a CDS encoding hemolysin family protein, whose protein sequence is MDSDVVKLLLALFLVVLNGFFVAAEFSIVKVRYSQIQIKAAEGNSMAKQAEHLIKHLDEYLSATQLGITLASLALGWVGESAMHHVIENSFHYFEVAIADATVTTISLVISFFLITVMHIVFGELIPKSIAIRKAEQTAMVIAMPLRVFYTVFKPFIWTMNHMSNGFLRLIKIHPASEQEIHSTEELQLLVKQSADSGEIEEENYEIIKNAFDFTDHSAKQIMVPRQNISSIDIEDPVEDIITIIMDGGYSRLPVYKDSIDNIIGIFYAKEIIREYVKRKGVLNHTDLQELMRDAFFVVGSKKISDLLKVFQQKKQHLAVVIDEFGGTEGIVTLEDILEELVGEIQDEEDDEEKIVDKVGENVFWVQATQPLDEINEHLPKLFPLSEDGEYNTLAGYILHELEDIPGENQEFTINDYHVKILKMQNKSVDLVELVYEEPNLIDTLSEEMSEL
- a CDS encoding ATP-dependent Clp protease adaptor ClpS, producing the protein MFSIIYNSKNYDKPQREYEEDVAVLEQEDEVYKIVLWNDDVNTFDDVIEALVEICEHTLEQAEQCTMLVHYKGKCTVKTGSLEKLKPMHEKLLSRGLTSEIV